In Ignavibacteriota bacterium, the following proteins share a genomic window:
- a CDS encoding PH domain-containing protein has product MKTRYRSKYSVVLAVLVWAPLLIPLVLFSTRAHGILFVLIPTIGFVAWIWFGTYYMITDTTLETRCGPFRESIPLASITKVSASRSIMSGAALSLDRISIIHGRFGAESLISPRLRQEFINELAARCPQATITVA; this is encoded by the coding sequence ATGAAGACGCGATACAGATCGAAATACAGTGTGGTACTGGCCGTGCTCGTGTGGGCACCCCTGCTCATTCCGCTTGTGCTCTTTTCCACGCGCGCGCACGGGATCCTGTTCGTGCTGATCCCGACGATCGGCTTTGTGGCGTGGATCTGGTTCGGCACGTACTACATGATCACCGACACGACGCTCGAGACCCGGTGCGGGCCGTTCCGCGAATCCATCCCTCTCGCATCGATCACGAAGGTCTCCGCATCGCGCAGTATCATGTCGGGTGCGGCGCTGTCCCTGGACCGGATCAGCATCATCCATGGACGGTTCGGTGCGGAATCCCTCATCTCTCCGCGCCTCCGGCAGGAATTCATCAACGAACTTGCCGCGCGCTGCCCCCAGGCAACGATCACTGTGGCCTAA
- a CDS encoding EcsC family protein — translation MRQTAMTAKDLEALREAKHALENPGIAAKITNALGVPVEKALGMLPDTWSVPVSRAAHSAIATALHVAAGSLKNTLGGRAGNRLHKALVVATGAGGGAFGLPALAIELPVSTTIMLRSIAAIARSQGEDLSDIHARLACLEVFALGGRPGRNDASEAGYYAARSAFGKVMVDAARYIGQRGLAKESAPPVVRLIMYVAERFGIQVSEKIATQAVPVIGAAGGALINYVFIDHFQSMALGHFTVRRLERIYGEEEVRKEYLSMTEDGSAGTAR, via the coding sequence ATGAGGCAGACGGCCATGACGGCGAAGGACCTGGAGGCGCTCCGGGAGGCGAAGCACGCATTGGAGAACCCCGGGATCGCTGCGAAGATCACCAACGCTCTCGGCGTGCCTGTTGAGAAGGCGCTCGGGATGCTGCCCGACACATGGTCCGTGCCGGTCTCGCGTGCCGCTCACAGTGCCATTGCCACCGCGCTGCACGTTGCCGCAGGATCGCTGAAGAACACACTGGGAGGCCGGGCGGGGAACCGGTTGCACAAGGCGCTCGTGGTTGCCACCGGCGCAGGCGGTGGTGCGTTCGGGCTTCCCGCGCTTGCGATCGAACTGCCTGTCTCCACCACCATCATGCTCCGCTCCATCGCCGCCATTGCGCGGAGCCAGGGAGAGGATCTTTCGGACATTCATGCGCGGCTGGCATGTTTGGAAGTCTTCGCCCTCGGCGGACGTCCCGGGCGCAACGATGCATCGGAAGCCGGTTACTATGCCGCCCGTTCGGCATTCGGCAAGGTGATGGTGGATGCTGCACGGTACATCGGTCAGCGCGGTCTTGCGAAGGAATCAGCGCCGCCGGTCGTGCGGCTGATCATGTATGTGGCGGAACGATTCGGCATCCAGGTATCCGAGAAGATCGCCACCCAGGCCGTACCGGTGATCGGGGCTGCAGGCGGTGCCCTGATCAACTACGTCTTCATCGATCATTTTCAGAGCATGGCGCTCGGGCACTTCACGGTGCGGCGGCTTGAGCGCATCTACGGAGAAGAAGAAGTGCGGAAAGAGTATCTCAGCATGACAGAGGATGGATCGGCAGGCACTGCACGATGA
- a CDS encoding YdeI/OmpD-associated family protein, with the protein MKPSFFKDQYAFRSWLEKNHTKETELIVGFYKVDSGKPSMTWSESVDQALCFGWIDGIRRSRDEESYTIRFTPRKPTSNWSAINIRKIAELTKQGLMAPAGIAAYAKRKEEKSGIYGYENRPKELPEDCVKIFRKNRKAWEFFTSAAPSYQRAVAHWVVSAKKDETRQVRLKKLIAASAQAKRLT; encoded by the coding sequence GTGAAACCTTCGTTCTTCAAGGACCAGTACGCTTTCCGTTCGTGGCTCGAGAAGAACCACACGAAAGAGACCGAACTGATCGTCGGCTTCTACAAAGTGGACAGCGGGAAGCCCAGCATGACCTGGTCCGAGTCCGTGGACCAGGCGCTCTGCTTCGGATGGATCGACGGCATCCGGAGGTCGCGCGACGAAGAGAGCTACACGATCCGCTTCACGCCGCGCAAGCCGACGAGCAACTGGAGCGCGATCAACATCAGGAAGATCGCTGAACTGACGAAGCAGGGACTGATGGCGCCGGCGGGCATCGCGGCATACGCGAAGCGGAAGGAAGAGAAGTCGGGCATCTATGGATATGAGAACCGCCCGAAGGAACTGCCGGAAGACTGTGTGAAGATCTTCAGGAAGAACAGGAAGGCATGGGAATTCTTCACGTCGGCGGCGCCGTCGTACCAGCGCGCCGTGGCGCACTGGGTGGTAAGCGCGAAAAAAGATGAGACGAGACAGGTGCGGCTGAAGAAGCTCATTGCCGCGAGCGCGCAGGCAAAGAGGCTCACGTAG
- a CDS encoding T9SS type A sorting domain-containing protein — protein sequence MTRTLLLCAGTFLAAHAGAQQLAFPTAEGSGRFATGGRGGDVYEVTNLNASGPGSIVDAVSAGNRTIVFRVSGTITLGSTILTPKANTTIAGQTAPGDGICLKGRLKLNASNIIVRHIRVRVDAGGANSSGDAVDISGGSDIIVDHVTASYSRDEGISCTEVPANVTVQWCIISEALTYESHSYGSLIRGDYGDRRTYHHNLYAHNNARNPRPGNYTVIGTDSVGNFVDFRNNVVYNWSSTYAGYNDDSTMLTSYNVVGNAYISGTESSGNFAFREGCRVCNGYFADNAINGVVPADPWSAVTFRTTMTPAHITAYKARSALISMPSVTTTSPAQAYIDVLASAGASIPKRDTIDRRIVKDVIDRTGSSISTTANQPEGAWPLLASTTPPADTDHDGMPDAWENAHGLQASDPADRNAAGPGGYTQLETYLNSLVGEVITTIPVEPSGVPKEFALLQNYPNPFNPHTVISYRLPAAGFATLTVYDGLGRAVKTLVNGPKDAGVHDVIFDAAGLAAGVYYYRLQAGGYQATKALLLMK from the coding sequence GTGACGCGTACTCTCCTCCTTTGTGCCGGGACCTTTCTGGCCGCTCATGCCGGCGCACAACAGCTTGCCTTTCCCACCGCCGAAGGGAGCGGACGTTTCGCGACAGGCGGCCGCGGCGGCGATGTGTATGAGGTGACCAACCTCAATGCCAGCGGACCCGGCTCGATCGTGGATGCCGTGAGCGCCGGCAACCGCACCATCGTCTTCCGCGTGTCCGGCACCATCACCCTCGGATCAACGATCCTCACGCCCAAAGCGAACACGACCATCGCCGGTCAGACCGCCCCGGGCGATGGCATCTGTCTCAAGGGCCGGCTGAAGCTCAATGCATCGAACATCATCGTGCGGCACATCCGCGTGCGGGTCGATGCCGGCGGCGCGAACTCGTCGGGCGATGCGGTGGATATCTCCGGCGGCTCGGATATCATCGTGGACCACGTGACGGCATCCTATTCGCGCGACGAGGGGATCTCGTGCACCGAGGTGCCGGCCAATGTGACCGTGCAGTGGTGCATCATCAGCGAAGCGCTCACCTATGAATCGCACAGCTACGGCTCGCTCATCCGCGGCGACTATGGCGACCGGCGCACGTACCATCACAACCTCTATGCGCACAACAACGCGCGCAACCCGCGCCCGGGCAACTACACCGTGATCGGCACCGATTCGGTGGGGAACTTCGTCGACTTCCGCAACAATGTGGTCTACAATTGGTCCAGCACGTACGCCGGGTACAACGACGACTCGACGATGCTGACAAGCTACAACGTCGTCGGCAATGCGTACATCAGCGGCACCGAATCCTCGGGCAACTTCGCCTTCCGTGAAGGATGCCGCGTCTGCAACGGGTACTTCGCGGACAACGCCATCAACGGGGTCGTTCCGGCCGATCCGTGGAGCGCCGTGACCTTCCGCACCACCATGACGCCTGCCCACATCACGGCGTACAAAGCGCGCTCTGCTCTCATCTCCATGCCGTCCGTCACGACGACGTCGCCAGCACAGGCATACATCGACGTGCTTGCTTCGGCCGGCGCGAGCATTCCGAAGCGCGACACCATCGACCGACGCATCGTGAAGGATGTCATCGACCGGACCGGCAGTTCGATCTCCACCACCGCCAACCAGCCGGAAGGTGCGTGGCCGTTGCTCGCTTCGACAACGCCTCCCGCGGATACCGACCACGATGGGATGCCGGATGCCTGGGAGAACGCCCACGGCCTTCAGGCTTCCGATCCCGCGGACCGCAACGCAGCGGGCCCGGGCGGCTACACGCAGCTCGAGACCTATCTGAACTCGCTGGTCGGGGAGGTGATCACCACGATTCCCGTGGAACCATCCGGGGTGCCGAAAGAGTTCGCACTGCTGCAGAACTATCCCAATCCGTTCAATCCCCATACGGTGATCAGCTACCGATTGCCTGCGGCCGGATTCGCCACGCTCACCGTCTACGATGGGCTCGGGCGTGCGGTGAAGACACTCGTGAACGGCCCGAAGGACGCCGGTGTGCATGATGTGATCTTCGACGCTGCAGGACTCGCAGCGGGGGTGTACTACTACCGGCTGCAGGCCGGCGGGTATCAGGCCACAAAAGCCTTATTGCTCATGAAGTAG